One genomic segment of Opitutales bacterium includes these proteins:
- the cheB gene encoding chemotaxis-specific protein-glutamate methyltransferase CheB has protein sequence MNVGKSDKSILIVDDTAIYRQIFLKAAEQIPSVGRVEVARSGREAVQMVRKGGFGLVICDLIMPEMDGLLTLNEIQNVRPEQQIVVVSGVSSRDSDITVEALSLGALDFIEKPRGKDMEANLNQLSGAFYRLLRTAALARPQAVKQRSESPKPTTLRAVPKQSVTPRLSSLQTLAVGTPALVLIGVSTGGPNALKQLLPKIPADFPAPIALVQHMPAGFTATLARQLDSECSLTVREAEEGDTLKAGTVYIAPGGKHLELNTTASNDVLACTITDGVPVNSCKPAVDILFGSVAASSYRRSVLSVILTGMGNDGADGVAALKQGKSICLTQSQDSCVVYGMPKAVDDRSLSNEQVPLDSMAERILAWAMPGYKNEKSA, from the coding sequence GTGAATGTTGGGAAATCAGATAAGAGTATCCTCATCGTCGATGATACAGCCATCTACAGGCAGATTTTTCTAAAGGCGGCTGAGCAGATCCCCTCAGTCGGACGCGTCGAGGTAGCGCGTTCGGGGCGTGAGGCTGTTCAAATGGTGCGTAAAGGTGGGTTTGGTCTCGTGATATGCGACCTAATCATGCCGGAAATGGATGGTCTATTGACTCTGAATGAAATCCAGAATGTGCGTCCTGAGCAACAGATAGTGGTGGTGAGCGGTGTATCGAGCCGCGACTCCGATATTACAGTGGAAGCGCTGAGTCTTGGAGCGCTCGATTTTATTGAGAAACCACGTGGCAAGGATATGGAGGCGAACCTAAACCAGTTATCTGGAGCTTTCTATCGCCTGTTGAGAACGGCTGCTTTGGCTCGACCTCAAGCGGTAAAGCAGCGCTCAGAGAGCCCGAAACCCACCACGCTTAGAGCAGTCCCAAAACAGTCCGTGACTCCCCGTTTGTCTTCTCTTCAGACACTTGCGGTAGGAACACCAGCTCTAGTGTTGATCGGGGTGTCGACCGGGGGACCCAATGCGCTCAAACAGCTTCTACCCAAAATACCCGCAGACTTTCCTGCACCCATTGCACTGGTCCAGCACATGCCGGCTGGTTTTACCGCTACGCTCGCACGACAGTTGGATAGTGAATGTTCGTTAACAGTGCGTGAAGCGGAAGAGGGAGATACGCTCAAGGCAGGGACTGTGTACATTGCTCCCGGGGGTAAACATCTTGAGCTGAATACAACGGCTTCGAATGACGTACTCGCATGCACGATCACGGATGGGGTTCCGGTCAATTCCTGTAAGCCTGCCGTCGACATCTTGTTTGGGAGCGTAGCAGCGTCTAGCTATCGTCGCTCGGTCTTGTCTGTCATTCTTACAGGTATGGGCAACGATGGCGCGGACGGTGTGGCAGCACTAAAACAAGGTAAGAGCATTTGCCTGACTCAAAGCCAGGATAGCTGTGTGGTCTATGGAATGCCTAAGGCAGTCGATGACCGCAGTTTATCAAATGAACAAGTACCTCTCGATAGCATGGCTGAGCGTATCCTCGCTTGGGCTATGCCAGGTTATAAAAATGAAAAGAGCGCGTAA
- a CDS encoding protein-glutamate O-methyltransferase CheR, giving the protein MGTINIEKTASSALSDATFKNIAGWIERECGIALNDTKKYLIQTRLAPIIAHLGCDSFDSFYRAVAASNDPKLRARIIDAITTNETLWFRDASLWKFIEEQLLADLAKRRESKVRVWSVACSTGQEIFSFCMLLDRLAMGNPSIRNLQNRLECVATDISPNVLSAAERGKYSRLEMSRGLTPDYKASYFDADRLFSTLKPQIRDKVSFSQLNLQDNFRNLGMFDVIMCRNVTIYFSKEFRQDLLTRMERNLKPGGLLILGSSESLLGYQTILKRPSFGPACIYQKDMK; this is encoded by the coding sequence ATGGGAACAATCAATATAGAGAAGACGGCCTCATCGGCATTGAGTGACGCCACCTTTAAGAATATCGCAGGCTGGATCGAAAGAGAGTGCGGTATCGCGCTTAATGATACCAAAAAATACTTAATCCAGACTCGTTTAGCGCCCATTATTGCTCACCTCGGTTGCGATTCGTTCGATTCCTTTTACCGCGCAGTCGCGGCTTCAAATGATCCCAAGCTCAGGGCGCGGATTATCGACGCGATCACCACTAATGAGACGCTCTGGTTTCGCGATGCCAGTCTGTGGAAGTTTATAGAGGAACAGCTCCTTGCGGATCTGGCGAAACGACGTGAATCTAAGGTCCGTGTCTGGTCGGTCGCTTGCTCGACTGGGCAAGAGATTTTCTCGTTCTGCATGCTCCTCGATCGACTCGCCATGGGCAATCCATCTATCCGTAATCTCCAAAATCGTTTGGAGTGTGTCGCGACCGATATTTCACCCAATGTCCTGAGTGCCGCCGAGCGGGGTAAATACTCACGTTTAGAGATGAGTCGCGGCCTGACCCCCGATTACAAAGCGAGCTATTTTGATGCAGACCGTCTCTTTTCGACCCTGAAACCTCAAATTCGCGATAAAGTAAGTTTTTCTCAGCTAAACTTACAGGATAATTTTCGGAATTTGGGTATGTTTGATGTGATCATGTGTCGCAACGTCACCATTTATTTCTCCAAAGAGTTTCGGCAGGATTTGCTAACTCGTATGGAACGTAACCTCAAGCCCGGCGGCCTCCTCATTCTGGGCTCGAGTGAATCTCTTTTAGGTTACCAAACCATTTTAAAGCGCCCCAGCTTTGGGCCAGCATGCATTTACCAAAAGGATATGAAATGA
- a CDS encoding response regulator, whose product MKRGLHIDDSYTIYQIIASAGATMDMEFLHAADGESGLEILEEFYADLSVIILDYNMPGMNGLEVLEKIKENSAYRNIPVMMLTSESDANLVMECIKLGAANYLNKPFSQEDLVSKLMSLQGEAPW is encoded by the coding sequence ATGAAACGCGGACTGCATATAGACGACTCTTACACCATTTATCAAATCATCGCTTCTGCCGGGGCCACCATGGACATGGAGTTTCTCCATGCAGCAGATGGTGAATCTGGCCTTGAGATTCTCGAGGAATTCTATGCGGACCTCAGCGTCATCATCCTCGATTACAATATGCCGGGCATGAACGGCTTAGAGGTATTGGAAAAGATAAAGGAAAACAGCGCCTACCGGAACATCCCTGTCATGATGCTCACCTCTGAAAGTGATGCTAACCTCGTCATGGAGTGTATCAAATTGGGTGCTGCCAACTACCTGAACAAACCCTTCAGTCAGGAAGATTTAGTCAGTAAGCTCATGAGCCTTCAGGGCGAAGCGCCCTGGTAG
- a CDS encoding MFS transporter, with translation MLGLATAMTAPAWQAIVPELVDKAELPNAIALNGMGINIARAIGPATAGILVAAAGPTLVFALNAISFVYITFALWLWKRPTTEKRLPPEQFWPAVVTGLRFIVHAPDFRAVLYRIGCFMISASAVWALLPVVARRELGLSATEYGILLGALGAGAIALASQVTALKKKMSPATLITLGGFVFAGVTAALGLITSFWLLLPIMFLGGASWLSLLSTFNVGAQATLPPWVRGRALSVYLLIFFGGMAIGSLIWGAVADFIGSTTTLLIAAVLQVVAWFVTKSLPLKDAGQSNLSPSLHWPTPSLAIDEAVSGPLMLQKTYIIAPERREDFLSKAESLRSIRLRDGATFWGIYTDPDKPEKVYEIFQHASTADHIRSHERFTEEDRAVEDALLEYHTDSSRPIVQHLKHM, from the coding sequence TTGCTTGGACTCGCGACAGCCATGACTGCTCCCGCCTGGCAAGCCATCGTCCCGGAATTGGTCGACAAGGCCGAGTTGCCCAACGCCATCGCGCTCAACGGTATGGGCATTAATATCGCACGTGCTATCGGTCCAGCCACTGCGGGCATTCTCGTGGCAGCCGCTGGCCCGACGCTCGTATTTGCTCTCAATGCCATTTCCTTTGTGTATATCACCTTCGCCCTCTGGCTTTGGAAACGTCCCACGACAGAAAAGCGTCTCCCTCCGGAACAGTTCTGGCCAGCTGTAGTCACCGGACTGCGCTTCATCGTTCATGCTCCGGACTTCCGAGCCGTTCTCTACCGCATCGGCTGTTTCATGATCAGCGCCAGCGCAGTGTGGGCTCTATTACCTGTTGTCGCACGGCGTGAGCTCGGACTGAGCGCGACTGAATACGGCATCCTTCTCGGGGCGCTCGGGGCGGGTGCCATCGCTCTGGCATCACAAGTCACCGCCCTCAAGAAAAAGATGAGTCCCGCCACGCTGATTACGCTTGGTGGATTTGTATTTGCTGGAGTCACCGCCGCGTTGGGGCTGATCACAAGCTTCTGGCTGTTACTGCCCATCATGTTTCTGGGAGGAGCTTCTTGGTTGAGCCTCTTGTCCACCTTCAATGTAGGAGCGCAAGCCACACTGCCACCCTGGGTGCGCGGGCGCGCGCTTTCTGTCTATTTGCTCATCTTCTTTGGCGGCATGGCTATCGGTAGTCTTATCTGGGGCGCTGTGGCAGATTTCATTGGATCCACCACGACGCTGCTGATTGCCGCTGTGCTCCAGGTCGTGGCTTGGTTCGTTACCAAAAGCCTACCGCTTAAGGACGCAGGCCAGAGTAACTTGAGCCCCTCTTTGCATTGGCCGACCCCGTCTCTGGCAATCGATGAAGCGGTCTCTGGTCCTTTAATGCTTCAAAAAACCTACATCATCGCCCCGGAACGTAGAGAAGATTTCTTGAGCAAGGCCGAAAGCTTACGATCCATCCGACTCCGCGACGGAGCTACATTCTGGGGTATCTACACCGATCCCGACAAACCCGAAAAGGTCTACGAGATTTTCCAACACGCATCGACCGCCGACCATATCCGCAGTCACGAGCGTTTCACCGAAGAAGATCGGGCTGTGGAGGACGCACTTCTGGAATATCATACCGATTCAAGCAGGCCCATAGTCCAACATCTGAAGCATATGTAA
- a CDS encoding MFS transporter: MSSFSPLKNQVFRSLWIATVISNIGHWRHGRLYTRLFVSFLLLAWTRDSHDCSRLASHRPGIGRQGRVAQRHRAQRYGH; encoded by the coding sequence ATGAGCTCGTTCTCTCCGCTCAAAAACCAAGTCTTCCGCTCACTCTGGATAGCGACCGTTATTTCAAATATCGGACACTGGAGGCACGGTCGGCTATACACCCGCCTCTTTGTTAGCTTTCTCCTTCTTGCTTGGACTCGCGACAGCCATGACTGCTCCCGCCTGGCAAGCCATCGTCCCGGAATTGGTCGACAAGGCCGAGTTGCCCAACGCCATCGCGCTCAACGGTATGGGCATTAA
- a CDS encoding amidohydrolase yields the protein MTSEPTATLIIKNAKITTMNAQHPEATCLAVADGQFIAVGAEEDMAPHTSPSTQIIDAQRHRLIPGLNDSHIHGIRQGLNYSMELRWDAQTSLSEALFRLAEQAKRTPPGQWVRVVGGWSFNQFAEQRHPTIDEINKATGDVPAYVLHLYDYAIINKAGLKQLGFDKTSKDTFPRGRIIRDAHGNPNGMFIAVPSAVILYSLLNMLPKLDEDEAYLSSQHFMKEMNRFGVTSFLDAGGGFLNYPDDYGVIRKLHAEGKMTTRIGFNLFAQKAGKELEDFERWTEAFSPDEGDAMLKINGAGEMLRASAYDFEDFILPRLDFGPTMEDELFEVVDLLARKRWPFRFHATYDESATRILNVLEMVNRAYPLNGLNWIFDHGETLKERNIERIATMGGGISVQNRIAFQEVQFLDRYGSEAANDAPPLKKIMEMGVPLGNGTDATRVSSYNPWQSIHWTVSGKGMGGMTLIGEKNRLDRHTALKLYTDNAWFSREEDTKGRIEPGLLADFTILSDDYFTIEEDEIRDLESVLTVLDGKIVYGTGPFKNLATEDLPELSEWTPVKHYGGFVRP from the coding sequence ATGACCTCCGAACCCACCGCCACCCTGATCATTAAAAACGCAAAGATCACCACCATGAATGCGCAACACCCGGAGGCAACCTGTCTAGCGGTGGCTGATGGCCAATTCATCGCCGTAGGTGCTGAGGAAGATATGGCTCCACACACGTCGCCATCGACGCAGATCATCGATGCGCAGCGCCATCGCCTCATCCCCGGTCTCAACGATTCCCATATCCACGGAATCCGCCAAGGGCTCAACTACTCCATGGAGCTCCGCTGGGATGCCCAAACCTCGCTCTCGGAGGCTCTATTCCGGCTCGCCGAACAGGCCAAACGCACCCCTCCGGGCCAATGGGTCCGCGTCGTGGGCGGCTGGAGTTTTAATCAATTTGCGGAGCAACGGCATCCGACCATCGACGAGATTAACAAAGCCACAGGGGATGTCCCAGCTTACGTACTCCACCTATATGACTATGCTATCATCAACAAAGCCGGCCTAAAACAGCTCGGTTTTGACAAAACCAGCAAAGACACCTTCCCCCGGGGCCGCATTATTCGCGACGCGCATGGAAATCCAAACGGAATGTTCATTGCCGTACCCAGCGCGGTCATTCTCTACTCGCTGCTCAACATGCTGCCTAAACTGGACGAGGACGAAGCTTATCTCTCGTCGCAGCACTTCATGAAGGAGATGAATCGTTTCGGCGTCACCAGTTTCCTCGATGCCGGTGGGGGCTTCCTCAACTACCCGGACGACTACGGGGTCATCCGAAAGCTCCATGCAGAAGGTAAGATGACCACCCGTATCGGCTTCAATCTCTTCGCACAAAAAGCAGGTAAAGAGCTAGAAGACTTCGAACGCTGGACCGAAGCCTTCTCGCCCGATGAAGGAGATGCGATGCTCAAAATAAACGGTGCCGGAGAAATGCTGCGCGCATCCGCCTACGACTTTGAGGACTTCATCCTGCCGCGCCTCGACTTCGGCCCCACCATGGAAGATGAACTGTTTGAAGTCGTCGATCTCCTAGCTAGAAAACGCTGGCCGTTTCGCTTTCACGCAACCTACGACGAGAGCGCCACGCGCATTCTTAATGTCCTGGAGATGGTGAACCGCGCATACCCACTCAACGGCTTAAACTGGATCTTCGATCATGGGGAAACACTCAAGGAGCGTAACATCGAACGGATTGCTACAATGGGCGGAGGCATATCAGTTCAGAACCGTATCGCCTTTCAGGAAGTTCAATTTCTTGACCGCTATGGATCCGAGGCCGCAAACGACGCTCCACCCCTCAAGAAGATTATGGAAATGGGTGTGCCTCTCGGCAATGGCACGGATGCCACGCGCGTTTCAAGCTACAATCCGTGGCAGTCCATCCACTGGACTGTCAGCGGTAAAGGCATGGGAGGCATGACCCTCATTGGGGAGAAAAATCGCCTCGACCGACACACGGCACTCAAGCTCTACACCGACAACGCTTGGTTCTCACGCGAGGAGGATACCAAAGGGCGCATCGAACCCGGACTCCTCGCCGACTTCACAATCCTATCCGACGACTATTTCACAATCGAAGAAGATGAAATCCGAGATCTGGAATCGGTCCTGACGGTCCTTGATGGCAAGATCGTCTACGGCACAGGCCCCTTCAAAAATCTTGCTACGGAGGACCTACCAGAGCTTTCTGAATGGACGCCCGTAAAACATTACGGTGGTTTTGTGCGCCCATAA
- a CDS encoding hydrolase, whose protein sequence is MDYTKLYTAEDTAVVFIDHQPQMTFGVANIDRASPMNNTVMLAKVAKEFGIPAVLTAVETESFSGYIWPELMDVFPDQQPIERTSMNSWDDIGFRKAIEATGKKNIIMTGLWTEVCTTWATLSMIAAGYNIYVVEDCCGATSVAAHEASLSRMVQAGAVRLTTIAACLEWQRDWARRDHYAGITNIIMQHGGAYGSGIDYAATRVNAYPQRAQNPHVVTPSEGSVPAEEIASV, encoded by the coding sequence ATGGACTATACAAAACTATATACAGCTGAAGACACCGCAGTCGTCTTCATCGACCACCAACCACAGATGACTTTTGGCGTGGCCAACATCGACCGAGCATCTCCGATGAACAATACAGTCATGCTCGCAAAAGTGGCCAAAGAGTTCGGCATCCCCGCCGTGCTCACAGCCGTCGAGACCGAGAGTTTCTCTGGCTACATTTGGCCCGAGCTCATGGATGTCTTTCCCGACCAACAGCCAATCGAACGCACAAGCATGAACTCATGGGACGATATTGGATTCCGCAAAGCCATCGAGGCCACGGGCAAAAAGAACATTATCATGACTGGGCTCTGGACAGAGGTTTGCACCACCTGGGCTACACTCTCGATGATCGCGGCCGGCTATAACATCTACGTCGTCGAAGACTGCTGCGGCGCAACATCTGTAGCTGCTCACGAGGCATCATTGAGCCGTATGGTGCAAGCCGGAGCTGTTCGCCTCACTACCATTGCAGCCTGCTTAGAATGGCAACGCGATTGGGCGCGCCGGGACCACTATGCCGGAATTACTAACATCATTATGCAACACGGAGGCGCCTATGGCAGCGGCATCGATTATGCCGCAACCCGTGTCAACGCATACCCACAACGCGCTCAGAACCCACACGTCGTGACGCCCTCAGAAGGGTCCGTTCCCGCAGAAGAAATCGCTTCTGTATAA
- a CDS encoding amidohydrolase, with amino-acid sequence MHTPNRRDFLKTATTASAGLLFTKAAFGQHSDTPLVVTHAKVLTVDAKNTIAEAFIVQNGRFSFVGSTEDALARQPAGATVINARGATIIPGLNDSHTHVVRAGMMYAMELRWDNVTSVEEGLQMIRDQAARTPTDQWIRVVGDWTYEQFREKRMPTLEEINAAAPQHAVLVKYLYAHAWLNKKAVEEIGYNGPDAPVYPGGYIARDRHGNATGMLMADPSGLILYQTLARSPQLSPEDRYLSSRHYHRELNGFGITSVADCGGGGMVFPTAYDIIQQLHDAHHQTVRVGYSTFPQIKGQEDEDYRRWTQTWKSGQGDDMLRFVGAGENICWAAYDYEIFAMPRPDIDPDAEIRQEHILRTIHKAGWPSRQHMTYNETIDRLLPVYEKVAHELGGLAPHWCIDHAETITDVNLEKIARLGGGIAIQNRISYQAQDFLDQYGAVELAQTPPIRKMLDLGIPVGGGTDSTRVSSYNPWLSLEWLITGKSLGGIQMYGDENILSRMEALKIWTKGSAWFTGEEDKKGSIETGQLADFALLDRDYLNILDSEVRLCRADMTVVGGRIVHGKGPYQKYAPTLPKLKPGWSPVNTYGGFDRI; translated from the coding sequence ATGCACACACCCAACCGCCGAGATTTCCTCAAGACCGCCACCACCGCTTCAGCTGGACTCCTGTTTACCAAAGCAGCCTTCGGACAGCATAGCGATACTCCCCTTGTCGTGACTCACGCCAAGGTCCTCACTGTAGATGCCAAAAACACAATCGCAGAGGCGTTTATCGTCCAAAACGGTCGCTTCAGCTTCGTCGGCTCTACCGAGGACGCACTCGCGAGACAACCCGCGGGCGCCACCGTCATCAACGCCCGCGGTGCCACGATCATCCCTGGCCTGAACGATTCCCATACCCACGTCGTCCGCGCTGGAATGATGTATGCGATGGAATTGCGCTGGGACAATGTCACGTCCGTCGAAGAAGGCCTTCAAATGATCCGAGACCAGGCTGCGCGAACCCCAACGGATCAATGGATTCGAGTCGTGGGCGACTGGACTTATGAGCAGTTTAGAGAAAAGCGGATGCCTACACTGGAGGAGATCAATGCTGCTGCCCCCCAGCACGCCGTCCTCGTCAAATACCTCTACGCCCATGCATGGCTCAATAAAAAGGCTGTCGAGGAAATCGGCTACAATGGCCCCGATGCTCCGGTCTATCCCGGAGGATACATTGCGCGCGATCGCCATGGAAACGCTACCGGCATGCTCATGGCCGATCCCTCAGGGCTGATCCTATACCAGACGCTTGCCCGATCCCCTCAACTCTCACCAGAAGACCGCTACTTATCCAGTCGCCACTACCATCGAGAACTCAATGGTTTCGGCATCACCAGCGTGGCAGACTGTGGTGGAGGAGGCATGGTCTTTCCCACCGCCTACGACATCATCCAGCAGCTTCATGATGCCCATCATCAGACCGTCCGCGTCGGCTACTCCACATTTCCCCAAATAAAGGGGCAAGAAGACGAGGATTACCGCCGCTGGACGCAGACCTGGAAGTCAGGTCAAGGCGACGACATGCTACGCTTTGTAGGCGCGGGTGAAAACATCTGCTGGGCCGCTTATGACTACGAGATCTTCGCGATGCCCAGACCTGATATCGATCCTGACGCGGAAATCCGCCAAGAGCACATCCTGCGCACCATCCACAAAGCCGGTTGGCCATCACGCCAGCACATGACCTACAATGAGACCATCGACCGGCTCCTCCCCGTCTACGAAAAAGTGGCACATGAGCTCGGCGGCTTGGCTCCCCATTGGTGTATCGACCACGCTGAAACCATTACCGACGTAAATCTTGAAAAAATCGCACGACTCGGCGGGGGGATCGCCATTCAAAACCGTATCAGCTACCAAGCTCAGGACTTCCTCGACCAATACGGTGCCGTAGAACTCGCCCAAACGCCCCCCATCCGGAAAATGCTCGATCTAGGGATCCCGGTAGGCGGCGGCACGGATTCTACACGTGTTTCTAGCTATAACCCTTGGCTCTCTCTCGAATGGCTCATCACCGGCAAGTCGCTTGGCGGCATCCAAATGTATGGCGACGAAAACATCCTCAGCCGCATGGAAGCCCTCAAGATCTGGACCAAGGGCAGCGCTTGGTTCACCGGAGAAGAGGATAAAAAAGGCTCCATCGAAACGGGCCAACTCGCCGACTTCGCCCTCCTCGACCGCGACTACCTCAATATCCTAGACTCCGAGGTCCGACTCTGCCGCGCAGACATGACTGTCGTCGGAGGCCGTATCGTCCACGGCAAAGGCCCTTACCAAAAATACGCACCGACCCTACCAAAACTGAAACCCGGTTGGTCCCCCGTGAACACCTATGGCGGCTTCGACCGCATCTGA
- a CDS encoding pirin family protein gives MDPDYVGFRSLRVINQDIVAPGKGFDTHQHRSMEIFSYVIDGQLENKDSLGNGRIIKTGEFQYMSAGDGVFHSEFNPQEAQPSHFLQIWIQPREQGGEPRYRDFDIAEKRVENGLSLLASPDGRDNSAEIRQDAEIYFGAVQIGHRINIPESSAYQFAWVQVISGTIEIAHHSFSAGDGAEIEGNTFEIKAQDDAEFILFRLS, from the coding sequence ATGGATCCAGATTATGTCGGATTCCGAAGCCTCCGCGTCATCAATCAAGATATCGTCGCCCCCGGGAAAGGCTTCGACACCCACCAACATCGATCCATGGAGATCTTCTCCTACGTCATCGATGGCCAGCTCGAAAACAAAGATAGCCTCGGCAATGGCCGCATCATAAAGACGGGTGAGTTTCAATATATGAGCGCCGGCGACGGGGTATTTCACAGTGAATTCAATCCTCAAGAAGCCCAGCCTTCTCACTTTCTTCAAATCTGGATTCAACCCCGCGAACAAGGAGGTGAACCCCGTTACAGAGATTTTGATATCGCCGAGAAACGCGTTGAAAACGGTCTCAGTCTTTTAGCCTCGCCGGATGGCAGAGACAACTCCGCTGAAATCCGTCAAGACGCAGAGATTTACTTCGGCGCAGTCCAAATCGGGCACAGGATAAACATCCCAGAGTCCAGCGCTTATCAATTCGCCTGGGTCCAAGTGATCAGCGGGACCATCGAGATTGCCCATCATAGTTTCAGCGCCGGCGATGGCGCGGAGATCGAGGGTAACACTTTCGAAATCAAAGCTCAGGACGACGCGGAGTTCATTCTCTTTCGTCTGAGCTAA
- a CDS encoding LysR family transcriptional regulator, translating into MKVARLKYFMVTAEELSFSKAARKLGIGQPSLSRAIKELEREVGADLFTRTTNRVTLTEVGELILPKVDEALLLIEETFQDIREFALGRNERLEIGYLSNVLNPFLGEALEAFRQASPNIALYPHEMTHPEQFSALRAGQIDVGLVGLFSPEELQAEFDLFDLFKIPLSLVVSRDDPLSTREQVRLEDIEDRPLISYSRKVFPSCEAIFERIHRNHGMPYKPFILATSNQSALAAVTAHHAYTLISKVDDSLDSERVAFVPFEESVMDVSYCGMVRRDECRKSVLAFLQECRRVVKMKAPQTLVGALS; encoded by the coding sequence ATGAAGGTAGCCCGATTGAAGTATTTTATGGTAACTGCTGAAGAGCTGAGCTTTAGCAAGGCAGCGAGGAAACTCGGAATTGGTCAGCCCTCGTTGAGTCGGGCAATCAAAGAGTTGGAGCGTGAAGTCGGGGCAGATCTCTTCACGCGCACTACCAACCGGGTCACGTTGACTGAGGTCGGGGAGCTGATTTTACCCAAGGTTGACGAAGCGTTGTTATTGATTGAAGAGACTTTTCAGGACATCCGGGAGTTTGCGCTGGGCAGGAATGAGCGGCTTGAGATCGGTTACCTATCGAATGTGTTGAATCCATTTCTGGGAGAAGCGTTGGAGGCGTTCAGACAGGCATCACCGAACATTGCTCTATATCCTCATGAGATGACGCATCCCGAACAATTTTCTGCATTGAGAGCTGGTCAGATTGATGTGGGCCTGGTCGGTCTGTTTTCCCCCGAGGAGTTGCAGGCTGAGTTTGATCTATTCGATCTGTTTAAGATCCCGCTCTCGCTCGTAGTGTCGAGAGATGACCCCTTATCCACGCGTGAGCAGGTGCGTCTCGAAGACATAGAAGATCGTCCGTTGATCAGTTATTCCAGAAAGGTCTTTCCCAGTTGTGAGGCCATTTTTGAGAGAATACACCGTAATCACGGGATGCCTTATAAACCCTTCATCTTAGCAACGAGTAACCAAAGCGCGCTGGCTGCGGTGACGGCGCATCATGCTTACACACTCATCTCGAAGGTGGACGACTCTTTGGATAGTGAACGTGTGGCTTTTGTGCCCTTTGAGGAATCCGTTATGGATGTGAGTTATTGTGGTATGGTGCGACGCGACGAGTGCAGAAAGAGTGTCTTGGCATTTCTACAAGAGTGCCGGCGCGTAGTTAAAATGAAGGCACCTCAGACACTGGTGGGGGCACTCTCGTAA
- a CDS encoding LysR family transcriptional regulator — MDLRKLTYFVTVADELNFSRAARRLGVSQPVVSRAIKELEHLVEAKLFFRESNFIKLTPAGETLLPRVEEALSAMEEGMKSVRDVAALGLSVIDVGYLPSSYDAFVGDAFNVFCQTFPDTRVNPHPSDPGQMVEDLRSGKIDVALIGYICPEVHKEFDAFFLSKIPTSLVVAAHHPIARKPAMDLEELSMFPLVSLESKHFPGRHEFITQTLKEKGISPKSIRRVDSLLSVLANIANSDGFSMMPTEVESVATQHVKFLQLDTWDIEVDFHALVRRDESRKTILTLLQECRRILKSRT; from the coding sequence ATGGATCTTCGTAAATTAACCTACTTCGTTACGGTGGCTGACGAGCTCAACTTCAGTCGCGCAGCGCGTCGCTTGGGAGTTAGCCAGCCAGTGGTGAGTCGTGCGATTAAGGAGCTGGAGCATTTGGTAGAAGCCAAATTGTTTTTTCGCGAGTCGAACTTCATCAAATTGACACCGGCAGGAGAGACCTTACTCCCGCGTGTAGAAGAGGCGTTGAGTGCCATGGAGGAGGGAATGAAATCGGTGCGAGATGTGGCCGCGCTGGGTTTGTCTGTTATCGATGTTGGCTACTTGCCTTCGTCTTACGATGCGTTCGTGGGCGATGCCTTTAACGTGTTTTGCCAGACATTCCCGGATACGCGCGTAAATCCACATCCATCGGATCCAGGTCAAATGGTTGAGGATCTGCGTTCAGGAAAGATCGATGTCGCGTTGATTGGTTATATTTGTCCGGAGGTGCACAAGGAATTTGATGCATTTTTCCTTTCTAAGATTCCAACGAGTCTCGTCGTCGCAGCACATCATCCGATCGCGCGAAAGCCGGCCATGGATCTGGAAGAATTGAGCATGTTTCCTTTGGTGTCCCTGGAATCGAAACACTTTCCTGGAAGACACGAGTTCATTACTCAGACTCTAAAAGAAAAGGGGATTTCGCCTAAGAGCATCCGCAGGGTAGATAGCCTGCTCTCTGTCTTAGCGAATATCGCCAATAGCGATGGCTTTTCTATGATGCCCACGGAGGTCGAAAGTGTCGCGACGCAACATGTGAAGTTTCTTCAATTGGATACCTGGGACATCGAGGTCGACTTCCATGCCTTGGTCCGCCGCGACGAATCGCGCAAAACCATCCTAACGCTCCTTCAGGAGTGCCGACGTATTTTGAAGAGTCGGACTTAG